From a single Rhinolophus ferrumequinum isolate MPI-CBG mRhiFer1 chromosome 15, mRhiFer1_v1.p, whole genome shotgun sequence genomic region:
- the PEG3 gene encoding paternally-expressed gene 3 protein isoform X2, which translates to MLPPKYLSANKPKRSWAPDLYELDSDLTKEPDAIIGEGATDSEFFHQRFRNFLYVEFVGPRKTLIKLRNLCLDWLQPETHTKEEIVELLVLEQYLTILPERIKPWVRAKKPQSCEKLVTLLESYKEMYEPEGDRDRDWDHHWDRDRHRDWDRDREQEWEWDRDRRGRSRDLEFRDHWPYTRSPRSRFPQRDRSLPVMEKTFAMERGHRRRDFMMDYESRSQDAVSYQDVVDLTEDREPQNPIQDNMENYRKLLSLGVQLAEDDGHSHMTQGHSSRSKRSAYPSTSRGLKTMPETKKSTHRRGICEDESSHGVIMEKFIKDVSRNSKSGRARESNDRSPRFPRRPGRDWKDVSFNKRESVIQERGYEGSAFRGGFNCNSNLVSKKRVLERKRRYQFDTDGKGSVHDQKGCPKKRPFECSEMRKTMSMSSLGTPSFTASQPLDFGAMPYVCDECGRAFSVISEFVEHQIMHTRENLYEYGESFIHSVAVSEVQKRQARGKRFECKECGETFNKSAALAEHRKIHAGDYLTECNEEYEEPFMPSPTFSELQKIYGKDKFYECKVCKETFLHSSALIDHQKTHGRDGKDNERGEAFKPSPTLNELQKIYAKEKMYECKVCGETFHHSSSLKEHQKIHTRANLFENKGKVCKETFIPGQSLKRRQKSYSKEKRYDFKDAGDAFRHSSDLSEHQKMHSRKHLYERRGYEKSVIHSVPFSESQKSHTITRPPENEDEKAFTISSNPDDNQKFLTKENVYERKPYERSVIHSLASAEAQKSHGTVGFNKPKVIVESTIQSSNVAEHQKVHAGENTSEGKSYERSVIHSLATFKHPKSRNGNELIECNEKGESSICISDLQDKQQKNPARENPSEGSKNKNYKDSVIRSVPQTEPQKSLTGGGANEFKKDGHSSVSNTNIREHQKARAKKKNIEHRNPETSVIHSLRLGESQTFHPREKVYECPECGESFIHSSDLTEHQKIHDRKKPSGSKNYERSVIRSLASTDPQTSFAEMSYVQQPVQTSYAQQPVGMSSAQQPTQTSYSQQPVQASYSQQPVQASNSQQPVQASYSQQPVQASYSQQPVQASYSQQSVQASYSQQSVQASYSQQPVQANYSQQPAQASYSQQPVQANYSQQPAQASNSQQPVQASYSQQPVQASYSQQPVQASCSQQPMHQECKECGRFFATVEDLGAHQKIYAQEEFHGGKLFGASVIQGVGPNGPQQDEEDEQDESDEQDEQEDPEDAIYGCKDCGLGFADRADLKDHQKVHGREYVINTREYTQSVIHTHSVSEYQRDYTGEQLYECPACGESFVHSSFLFEHQKIHEQDQFYGQRRYDEPFMQPLVINPQRPHVPQKNAPSGLFLQCHVCGQEFIHGSVLDRHMIVHIGEEPPAQGQGSDDAVSPGLALAELQRSEAEEKHYECDTCGESFLSQSDLREHRRVHEKEEPYDYGASFVHTSFLTEPPRRDSPFYECKDCGKSFIHNTVLTKHQKLHVEEEEAAAQEAEANVLVPREVLRIQGSNMEAAEPEVEAAEPNVEAAEPNVEAAEPNGEAEGPDGEAAEPNGEAEQPNGEAEQPNGDADEPDGAGIEDPEERAEEPEGDADEPDGAGIEDPEEEGEDQEIQVEEPYYDCRECAETFTSNSAYGEHLKTHARVIIFEPGNVYGESSHYTEHASTSTGDNDRADDKYFKCDVCGQLFSDRLSLARHQNTHTG; encoded by the exons GGGACCGGGACCGGGATTGGGACCACCACTGGGATCGTGACCGGCACCGGGACTGGGACCGAGACCGGGAGCAGGAGTGGGAGTGGGACCGGGACCGCAGGGGCAGAAGCAGGGACCTGGAGTTTCGAGACCACTGGCCGTACACCCGGAGCCCCAGAAGCA GATTCCCCCAACGGGATCGCTCCCTTCCTGtgatggagaaaacatttgcaatgGAAAGAGGGCACAGACGTAGGGACTTCATGATGGATTATGAGTCGCGATCCCAG GATGCAGTGTCATACCAGGACGTTGTGGACCTGACTGAGGACAGGGAGCCTCAGAACCCGATTCAAGACAACATGGAGAACTACAGGAAGCTACTCTCACTGG GGGTTCAACTTGCTGAAGACGATGGCCACTCCCACATGACACAAGGCCATTCATCAAGGTCAAAGAGAAGTGCCTACCCAAGTACCAGTCGAG GTCTGAAAACTATGCCTGAAACCAAAAAGTCAACCCATCGGCGGGGAATTTGTGAAGATGAATCTTCCCACGGGGTGATAATGGAAAAATTCATCAAGGACGTTTCTCGCAACTCCAAATCAGGGAGGGCAAGGGAATCTAATGATCGGTCACCGAGGTTCCCCAGAAGGCCAGGCCGTGATTGGAAAGATGTTTCATTCAACAAGAGGGAGTCAGTGATTCAGGAGAGGGGCTATGAAGGGAGTGCCTTCAGGGGAGGCTTTAATTGTAACTCCAACCTTGTTTCCAAAAAGAGAGTTCTTGAAAGAAAAAGGCGCTATCAATTTGACACCGATGGGAAGGGCTCAGTTCATGATCAGAAAGGCTGTCCAAAGAAGAGGCCCTTTGAATGtagtgaaatgagaaaaacaatgagCATGAGTAGCCTTGGCACCCCCTCCTTCACTGCGTCGCAGCCACTTGATTTTGGAGCAATGCCTTATGTGTGTGATGAGTGTGGGAGGGCTTTCAGTGTGATTTCAGAATTTGTTGAACATCAAATCATGCATACTAGAGAGAATCTGTATGAGTACGGTGAATCCTTTATTCATAGTGTGGCCGTCAGTGAAGTTCAGAAAAGGCAGGCTAGAGGGAAACGCTTTGAATGTAAGGAGTGTGGAGAAACCTTCAATAAGAGTGCCGCTCTTGCTGAACATCGGAAAATTCACGCTGGAGACTATCTCACAGAATGTAATGAGGAGTATGAGGAGCCCTTCATGCCCAGCCCAACCTTCAGTGAGCTtcagaaaatatatggaaaagatAAATTCTATGAATGTAAGGTGTGCAAGGAAACCTTCCTTCATAGTTCTGCCCTGATTGACCACCAGAAAACCCACGGTAGAGACGGCAAAGATAATGAGCGTGGGGAAGCCTTTAAACCCAGCCCAACCCTTAATGAGCTTCAGAAAATATATGCTAAAGAGAAAATGTACGAATGTAAGGTATGTGGGGAGACCTTCCATCACAGCTCATCTCTGAAAGAACATCAGAAGATCCATACTAGAGCAAACCTATTTGAAAATAAGGGTAAAGTGTGTAAGGAAACCTTTATTCCTGGTCAGTCCCTTAAAAGGCGACAGAAAAGTTACTCAAAAGAGAAGCGCTATGACTTTAAAGATGCGGGGGATGCCTTTAGGCACAGCTCAGACCTCAGTGAGCATCAGAAAATGCATTCTCGAAAGCACCTCTATGAAAGGAGGGGGTACGAGAAGTCTGTCATTCATAGTGTGCCCTTCTCTGAATCTCAGAAGAGCCATACTATAACAAGACCACCTGAAAACGAGGATGAGAAGGCATTCACCATTAGCTCTAATCCTGATGACAACCAGAAATTTCTCACTAAAGAAAATGTCTATGAGAGGAAACCATATGAAAGGTCTGTCATTCATAGCTTAGCCTCTGCTGAAGCTCAGAAAAGCCACGGTACAGTGGGGTTCAATAAGCCAAAAGTGATTGTAGAGTCAACCATTCAGAGCTCAAATGTTGCTGAACATCAGAAAGTCCATGCTGGAGAGAATACCTCTGAAGGAAAGAGTTATGAGAGGTCTGTTATCCACAGTTTAGCCACTTTCAAACATCCCAAAAGTCGAAATGGAAATGAACTCATTGAATGTAATGAGAAGGGAGAGTCCTCCATTTGTATCTCAGATCTTCAGGATAAGCAACAGAAAAATCCTGCCAGAGAGAACCCTTCTGAAGGGAGTAAGAATAAAAACTACAAGGACTCTGTTATACGCAGTGTACCCCAAACTGAACCCCAGAAAAGTCTTACTGGAGGGGGAGCCAACGAGTTTAAGAAGGATGGCCACTCGTCAGTTTCCAACACAAATATCCGTGAACATCAGAAGGCCCgtgctaagaagaaaaacattgagCACAGGAACCCCGAGACCTCTGTAATTCACTCCCTACGTCTTGGTGAATCTCAAACATTTCATCCTAGAGAGAAAGTCTATGAATGTCCGGAGTGTGGAGAGTCCTTCATTCATAGCTCCGACCTCACTGAACATCAGAAGATTCACGATAGAAAGAAGCCCTCTGGAAGTAAAAACTACGAACGATCAGTTATTCGCAGCTTAGCCTCCACTGACCCTCAGACGAGTTTCGCTGAGATGAGTTACGTTCAACAGCCAGTGCAGACAAGTTATGCTCAACAGCCAGTGGGGATGAGTTCCGCTCAACAGCCTACACAGACAAGTTATAGCCAACAGCCAGTTCAAGCAAGTTACAGCCAACAGCCAGTGCAGGCAAGTAATAGCCAACAACCAGTACAAGCAAGTTACAGCCAACAGCCAGTGCAGGCAAGTTACAGCCAACAGCCAGTGCAGGCAAGTTACAGCCAACAGTCAGTGCAGGCAAGTTACAGCCAACAGTCAGTGCAGGCGAGTTACAGCCAACAGCCAGTACAGGCGAATTACAGCCAACAGCCAGCGCAGGCAAGTTACAGCCAACAGCCAGTACAGGCGAATTACAGCCAACAGCCAGCGCAGGCAAGTAATAGCCAACAGCCAGTACAAGCAAGTTACAGCCAACAGCCAGTGCAGGCGAGTTACAGCCAACAGCCAGTACAGGCGAGTTGCAGCCAACAGCCAATGCACCAAGAATGTAAGGAGTGTGGGCGGTTCTTTGCTACCGTTGAAGACCTTGGTGCACATCAGAAAATCTATGCCCAAGAGGAGTTCCACGGAGGGAAGCTGTTTGGAGCCTCTGTTATTCAGGGTGTAGGCCCTAATGGGCCTCAGCAGGACGAGGAGGATGAGCAGGACGAGTCGGATGAGCAGGATGAACAGGAAGACCCTGAGGACGCCATCTATGGATGTAAGGACTGTGGGCTGGGCTTCGCAGATCGTGCAGACCTCAAGGACCACCAGAAAGTTCATGGCAGAGAGTATGTCATCAACACTCGTGAGTACACGCAGTCTGTAATTCACACCCATTCTGTCAGCGAGTATCAGAGAGATTACACTGGGGAGCAGCTCTATGAGTGCCCGGCATGTGGGGAATCCTTTGTTCATAGCTCCTTCCTTTTTGAGCATCAGAAAATCCATGAGCAAGATCAGTTTTATGGCCAGAGAAGGTATGATGAGCCTTTCATGCAACCCTTGGTCATTAACCCACAGAGGCCTCATGTCCCACAGAAGAATGCTCCGTCAGGGCTGTTCCTTCAGTGCCACGTGTGTGGTCAGGAGTTCATCCATGGCTCTGTCCTTGATCGGCACATGATAGTTCACATTGGAGAGGAAcccccagcacagggccagggCAGTGATGACGCTGTCAGTCCAGGCTTAGCCCTCGCTGAGCTGCAGAGAAGTGAAGCTGAAGAGAAGCACTACGAGTGTGACACCTGTGGGGAGTCTTTCCTCAGCCAGTCAGACCTCAGGGAGCACAGGAGAGTTCACGAGAAGGAGGAGCCCTACGATTATGGGGCTTCCTTTGTTCACACCTCATTTCTTACTGAGCCCCCCAGAAGAGATTCACCGTTTTATGAGTGCAAGGACTGTGGGAAGTCCTTTATTCACAACACAGTTCTCACTAAACATCAGAAGCTTCATgttgaagaagaagaagcagcagCCCAGGAAGCTGAAGCCAATGTCCTTGTCCCAAGAGAGGTTCTGAGGATCCAGGGGTCAAACATGGAGGCCGCCGAGCCGGAGGTGGAGGCCGCCGAGCCCAATGTGGAGGCCGCTGAGCCCAACGTGGAAGCCGCAGAGCCCAATGGAGAGGCCGAAGGGCCAGATGGGGAGGCTGCCGAGCCGAATGGGGAGGCTGAACAGCCCAACGGGGAGGCCGAACAGCCCAACGGGGATGCAGATGAGCCAGATGGTGCAGGCATCGAAGACCCTGAAGAAAGAGCTGAGGAGCCAGAGGGCGACGCCGATGAGCCAGACGGCGCAGGGATTGAAGACCCAGAGGAAGAAGGTGAAGATCAAGAGATTCAGGTTGAAGAACCATACTATGACTGCCGGGAATGCGCAGAAACCTTCACTTCCAACTCGGCCTATGGCGAACACCTGAAAACCCATGCCAGGGTGATAATCTTTGAGCCTGGAAATGTCTATGGGGAAAGCTCCCACTACACTGAACACGCCAGCACCAGCACTGGTGACAATGATAGGGCCGACGACAAGTACTTCAAGTGTGACGTCTGCGGGCAGCTGTTCAGTGATCGCCTGTCCCTTGCTAGACACCAGAATACCCATACTGGCTGA
- the PEG3 gene encoding paternally-expressed gene 3 protein isoform X1, whose protein sequence is MLPPKYLSANKPKRSWAPDLYELDSDLTKEPDAIIGEGATDSEFFHQRFRNFLYVEFVGPRKTLIKLRNLCLDWLQPETHTKEEIVELLVLEQYLTILPERIKPWVRAKKPQSCEKLVTLLESYKEMYEPEDNNSDVHSEDSMSRKGAESPPPRPTYFCRDRDRDWDHHWDRDRHRDWDRDREQEWEWDRDRRGRSRDLEFRDHWPYTRSPRSRFPQRDRSLPVMEKTFAMERGHRRRDFMMDYESRSQDAVSYQDVVDLTEDREPQNPIQDNMENYRKLLSLGVQLAEDDGHSHMTQGHSSRSKRSAYPSTSRGLKTMPETKKSTHRRGICEDESSHGVIMEKFIKDVSRNSKSGRARESNDRSPRFPRRPGRDWKDVSFNKRESVIQERGYEGSAFRGGFNCNSNLVSKKRVLERKRRYQFDTDGKGSVHDQKGCPKKRPFECSEMRKTMSMSSLGTPSFTASQPLDFGAMPYVCDECGRAFSVISEFVEHQIMHTRENLYEYGESFIHSVAVSEVQKRQARGKRFECKECGETFNKSAALAEHRKIHAGDYLTECNEEYEEPFMPSPTFSELQKIYGKDKFYECKVCKETFLHSSALIDHQKTHGRDGKDNERGEAFKPSPTLNELQKIYAKEKMYECKVCGETFHHSSSLKEHQKIHTRANLFENKGKVCKETFIPGQSLKRRQKSYSKEKRYDFKDAGDAFRHSSDLSEHQKMHSRKHLYERRGYEKSVIHSVPFSESQKSHTITRPPENEDEKAFTISSNPDDNQKFLTKENVYERKPYERSVIHSLASAEAQKSHGTVGFNKPKVIVESTIQSSNVAEHQKVHAGENTSEGKSYERSVIHSLATFKHPKSRNGNELIECNEKGESSICISDLQDKQQKNPARENPSEGSKNKNYKDSVIRSVPQTEPQKSLTGGGANEFKKDGHSSVSNTNIREHQKARAKKKNIEHRNPETSVIHSLRLGESQTFHPREKVYECPECGESFIHSSDLTEHQKIHDRKKPSGSKNYERSVIRSLASTDPQTSFAEMSYVQQPVQTSYAQQPVGMSSAQQPTQTSYSQQPVQASYSQQPVQASNSQQPVQASYSQQPVQASYSQQPVQASYSQQSVQASYSQQSVQASYSQQPVQANYSQQPAQASYSQQPVQANYSQQPAQASNSQQPVQASYSQQPVQASYSQQPVQASCSQQPMHQECKECGRFFATVEDLGAHQKIYAQEEFHGGKLFGASVIQGVGPNGPQQDEEDEQDESDEQDEQEDPEDAIYGCKDCGLGFADRADLKDHQKVHGREYVINTREYTQSVIHTHSVSEYQRDYTGEQLYECPACGESFVHSSFLFEHQKIHEQDQFYGQRRYDEPFMQPLVINPQRPHVPQKNAPSGLFLQCHVCGQEFIHGSVLDRHMIVHIGEEPPAQGQGSDDAVSPGLALAELQRSEAEEKHYECDTCGESFLSQSDLREHRRVHEKEEPYDYGASFVHTSFLTEPPRRDSPFYECKDCGKSFIHNTVLTKHQKLHVEEEEAAAQEAEANVLVPREVLRIQGSNMEAAEPEVEAAEPNVEAAEPNVEAAEPNGEAEGPDGEAAEPNGEAEQPNGEAEQPNGDADEPDGAGIEDPEERAEEPEGDADEPDGAGIEDPEEEGEDQEIQVEEPYYDCRECAETFTSNSAYGEHLKTHARVIIFEPGNVYGESSHYTEHASTSTGDNDRADDKYFKCDVCGQLFSDRLSLARHQNTHTG, encoded by the exons GGGACCGGGACCGGGATTGGGACCACCACTGGGATCGTGACCGGCACCGGGACTGGGACCGAGACCGGGAGCAGGAGTGGGAGTGGGACCGGGACCGCAGGGGCAGAAGCAGGGACCTGGAGTTTCGAGACCACTGGCCGTACACCCGGAGCCCCAGAAGCA GATTCCCCCAACGGGATCGCTCCCTTCCTGtgatggagaaaacatttgcaatgGAAAGAGGGCACAGACGTAGGGACTTCATGATGGATTATGAGTCGCGATCCCAG GATGCAGTGTCATACCAGGACGTTGTGGACCTGACTGAGGACAGGGAGCCTCAGAACCCGATTCAAGACAACATGGAGAACTACAGGAAGCTACTCTCACTGG GGGTTCAACTTGCTGAAGACGATGGCCACTCCCACATGACACAAGGCCATTCATCAAGGTCAAAGAGAAGTGCCTACCCAAGTACCAGTCGAG GTCTGAAAACTATGCCTGAAACCAAAAAGTCAACCCATCGGCGGGGAATTTGTGAAGATGAATCTTCCCACGGGGTGATAATGGAAAAATTCATCAAGGACGTTTCTCGCAACTCCAAATCAGGGAGGGCAAGGGAATCTAATGATCGGTCACCGAGGTTCCCCAGAAGGCCAGGCCGTGATTGGAAAGATGTTTCATTCAACAAGAGGGAGTCAGTGATTCAGGAGAGGGGCTATGAAGGGAGTGCCTTCAGGGGAGGCTTTAATTGTAACTCCAACCTTGTTTCCAAAAAGAGAGTTCTTGAAAGAAAAAGGCGCTATCAATTTGACACCGATGGGAAGGGCTCAGTTCATGATCAGAAAGGCTGTCCAAAGAAGAGGCCCTTTGAATGtagtgaaatgagaaaaacaatgagCATGAGTAGCCTTGGCACCCCCTCCTTCACTGCGTCGCAGCCACTTGATTTTGGAGCAATGCCTTATGTGTGTGATGAGTGTGGGAGGGCTTTCAGTGTGATTTCAGAATTTGTTGAACATCAAATCATGCATACTAGAGAGAATCTGTATGAGTACGGTGAATCCTTTATTCATAGTGTGGCCGTCAGTGAAGTTCAGAAAAGGCAGGCTAGAGGGAAACGCTTTGAATGTAAGGAGTGTGGAGAAACCTTCAATAAGAGTGCCGCTCTTGCTGAACATCGGAAAATTCACGCTGGAGACTATCTCACAGAATGTAATGAGGAGTATGAGGAGCCCTTCATGCCCAGCCCAACCTTCAGTGAGCTtcagaaaatatatggaaaagatAAATTCTATGAATGTAAGGTGTGCAAGGAAACCTTCCTTCATAGTTCTGCCCTGATTGACCACCAGAAAACCCACGGTAGAGACGGCAAAGATAATGAGCGTGGGGAAGCCTTTAAACCCAGCCCAACCCTTAATGAGCTTCAGAAAATATATGCTAAAGAGAAAATGTACGAATGTAAGGTATGTGGGGAGACCTTCCATCACAGCTCATCTCTGAAAGAACATCAGAAGATCCATACTAGAGCAAACCTATTTGAAAATAAGGGTAAAGTGTGTAAGGAAACCTTTATTCCTGGTCAGTCCCTTAAAAGGCGACAGAAAAGTTACTCAAAAGAGAAGCGCTATGACTTTAAAGATGCGGGGGATGCCTTTAGGCACAGCTCAGACCTCAGTGAGCATCAGAAAATGCATTCTCGAAAGCACCTCTATGAAAGGAGGGGGTACGAGAAGTCTGTCATTCATAGTGTGCCCTTCTCTGAATCTCAGAAGAGCCATACTATAACAAGACCACCTGAAAACGAGGATGAGAAGGCATTCACCATTAGCTCTAATCCTGATGACAACCAGAAATTTCTCACTAAAGAAAATGTCTATGAGAGGAAACCATATGAAAGGTCTGTCATTCATAGCTTAGCCTCTGCTGAAGCTCAGAAAAGCCACGGTACAGTGGGGTTCAATAAGCCAAAAGTGATTGTAGAGTCAACCATTCAGAGCTCAAATGTTGCTGAACATCAGAAAGTCCATGCTGGAGAGAATACCTCTGAAGGAAAGAGTTATGAGAGGTCTGTTATCCACAGTTTAGCCACTTTCAAACATCCCAAAAGTCGAAATGGAAATGAACTCATTGAATGTAATGAGAAGGGAGAGTCCTCCATTTGTATCTCAGATCTTCAGGATAAGCAACAGAAAAATCCTGCCAGAGAGAACCCTTCTGAAGGGAGTAAGAATAAAAACTACAAGGACTCTGTTATACGCAGTGTACCCCAAACTGAACCCCAGAAAAGTCTTACTGGAGGGGGAGCCAACGAGTTTAAGAAGGATGGCCACTCGTCAGTTTCCAACACAAATATCCGTGAACATCAGAAGGCCCgtgctaagaagaaaaacattgagCACAGGAACCCCGAGACCTCTGTAATTCACTCCCTACGTCTTGGTGAATCTCAAACATTTCATCCTAGAGAGAAAGTCTATGAATGTCCGGAGTGTGGAGAGTCCTTCATTCATAGCTCCGACCTCACTGAACATCAGAAGATTCACGATAGAAAGAAGCCCTCTGGAAGTAAAAACTACGAACGATCAGTTATTCGCAGCTTAGCCTCCACTGACCCTCAGACGAGTTTCGCTGAGATGAGTTACGTTCAACAGCCAGTGCAGACAAGTTATGCTCAACAGCCAGTGGGGATGAGTTCCGCTCAACAGCCTACACAGACAAGTTATAGCCAACAGCCAGTTCAAGCAAGTTACAGCCAACAGCCAGTGCAGGCAAGTAATAGCCAACAACCAGTACAAGCAAGTTACAGCCAACAGCCAGTGCAGGCAAGTTACAGCCAACAGCCAGTGCAGGCAAGTTACAGCCAACAGTCAGTGCAGGCAAGTTACAGCCAACAGTCAGTGCAGGCGAGTTACAGCCAACAGCCAGTACAGGCGAATTACAGCCAACAGCCAGCGCAGGCAAGTTACAGCCAACAGCCAGTACAGGCGAATTACAGCCAACAGCCAGCGCAGGCAAGTAATAGCCAACAGCCAGTACAAGCAAGTTACAGCCAACAGCCAGTGCAGGCGAGTTACAGCCAACAGCCAGTACAGGCGAGTTGCAGCCAACAGCCAATGCACCAAGAATGTAAGGAGTGTGGGCGGTTCTTTGCTACCGTTGAAGACCTTGGTGCACATCAGAAAATCTATGCCCAAGAGGAGTTCCACGGAGGGAAGCTGTTTGGAGCCTCTGTTATTCAGGGTGTAGGCCCTAATGGGCCTCAGCAGGACGAGGAGGATGAGCAGGACGAGTCGGATGAGCAGGATGAACAGGAAGACCCTGAGGACGCCATCTATGGATGTAAGGACTGTGGGCTGGGCTTCGCAGATCGTGCAGACCTCAAGGACCACCAGAAAGTTCATGGCAGAGAGTATGTCATCAACACTCGTGAGTACACGCAGTCTGTAATTCACACCCATTCTGTCAGCGAGTATCAGAGAGATTACACTGGGGAGCAGCTCTATGAGTGCCCGGCATGTGGGGAATCCTTTGTTCATAGCTCCTTCCTTTTTGAGCATCAGAAAATCCATGAGCAAGATCAGTTTTATGGCCAGAGAAGGTATGATGAGCCTTTCATGCAACCCTTGGTCATTAACCCACAGAGGCCTCATGTCCCACAGAAGAATGCTCCGTCAGGGCTGTTCCTTCAGTGCCACGTGTGTGGTCAGGAGTTCATCCATGGCTCTGTCCTTGATCGGCACATGATAGTTCACATTGGAGAGGAAcccccagcacagggccagggCAGTGATGACGCTGTCAGTCCAGGCTTAGCCCTCGCTGAGCTGCAGAGAAGTGAAGCTGAAGAGAAGCACTACGAGTGTGACACCTGTGGGGAGTCTTTCCTCAGCCAGTCAGACCTCAGGGAGCACAGGAGAGTTCACGAGAAGGAGGAGCCCTACGATTATGGGGCTTCCTTTGTTCACACCTCATTTCTTACTGAGCCCCCCAGAAGAGATTCACCGTTTTATGAGTGCAAGGACTGTGGGAAGTCCTTTATTCACAACACAGTTCTCACTAAACATCAGAAGCTTCATgttgaagaagaagaagcagcagCCCAGGAAGCTGAAGCCAATGTCCTTGTCCCAAGAGAGGTTCTGAGGATCCAGGGGTCAAACATGGAGGCCGCCGAGCCGGAGGTGGAGGCCGCCGAGCCCAATGTGGAGGCCGCTGAGCCCAACGTGGAAGCCGCAGAGCCCAATGGAGAGGCCGAAGGGCCAGATGGGGAGGCTGCCGAGCCGAATGGGGAGGCTGAACAGCCCAACGGGGAGGCCGAACAGCCCAACGGGGATGCAGATGAGCCAGATGGTGCAGGCATCGAAGACCCTGAAGAAAGAGCTGAGGAGCCAGAGGGCGACGCCGATGAGCCAGACGGCGCAGGGATTGAAGACCCAGAGGAAGAAGGTGAAGATCAAGAGATTCAGGTTGAAGAACCATACTATGACTGCCGGGAATGCGCAGAAACCTTCACTTCCAACTCGGCCTATGGCGAACACCTGAAAACCCATGCCAGGGTGATAATCTTTGAGCCTGGAAATGTCTATGGGGAAAGCTCCCACTACACTGAACACGCCAGCACCAGCACTGGTGACAATGATAGGGCCGACGACAAGTACTTCAAGTGTGACGTCTGCGGGCAGCTGTTCAGTGATCGCCTGTCCCTTGCTAGACACCAGAATACCCATACTGGCTGA